Part of the Oryzias melastigma strain HK-1 unplaced genomic scaffold, ASM292280v2 sc01852, whole genome shotgun sequence genome, AGATTCGCATAACATCTGAATTTGACGGAAATATGTTAATCTACTTTCAGACCGCCTTCGGAAATGCACGTTCAAGCAGccaattccaatgaaaagtgtATGTAAAGGCACGCTTCAGGCGTCCGCATTCAACGCTCACATTCACAGGTCCCTTgcaagtttgttaaaaaattgatcatggagttGAAATGAATAAGTGTAGTTTGTTCCAGGTTGGAATTCAAGTCTTTCACACATCGGAATAAAGCTGCGAAAGGAAAATCTGAAGCGAAATTTGCAAGATTTggcaccaagtctcttccaactgtaggaggCGGACAAGCGCTCGTAAACACTCGAAAAAAGTAAAGAGGTAGTCCCTCcctgctcgtccagtgtgaacaccatgggctaaaacaagggctgggttgatagaatcgattaatcgatttgaatcaatttaagcttaatagatcaataattgattcataaaaatacagatgtTTTTTATCACATAAGGCTAatgtccgctagcttgatgctaaagtataatagaatttcccaaaggactgctaatgctagcactTGGACGATGTAAAAAGTAAcaattaaagtaacaatttgtggtctaaagtacagttttttgacattttttgctcattctttgcttattcttctggACAAAAGTGTAcctctatagcgcgatcgccacctagtgtccaaattgaaacgtcctccagaattgaatcgatccaggattttgtgaatcgaatcgtttcttgaaattattatcgatacccagccctagctAAAACGTCATATTGCAAAATTGTTCGTGGCATTACAGCAATGAGAAGTCATGGGCTGAAACTCgctgaaaatttgttttctgaGAGACTTACCGGGAGAACAGAGTCTTCAGCTCGAGTAGAATTCCTGTGAAAGTGGGAAAAATCCCGAAGATGACTCGCTGGTGAAGGATGCGGGGACGAATCCTGAAGGAAGAgcaaatgttcagaaaataagacataaagctcaaaaaaatgtacaacattCTATGGTAAAGGTGTTAAATAAATGAGCCGTTGTTGATCAGTGAAAGTACTGTTTTTCATAACTTTGGAATTCGGTTTTAGCGCTTTTGGACATTAAAACAACCgatttaaaaagtgatgatAAATAAACGCACCCTCACCTCTTCCACGTGTTCAAAGGCGTTGATGATGTCGTATGGCAGACAGGACAGCAGATCAATGACGAACCACGTCTTTAGGTAATTCATCCGGATCTGCTTGGCGTCTGAGATGACCTCCCCAGCCGGACCCACAAAGGTGGTGTGAAAGTTGAGGACAATGTCGACCAGGAAGATCACATCCACCACGCTGTCCACCACCAGCCACGCCAGGTTGTTCTGCTTGGTCCTGAAGGAGACGTTATACGGCACCATGATGGCGGTGTAGAAGGTCAGGATGAGGATGATCCAGTCCCAGGTGGTCTTGAAGGTGCAGTAGTGGAGAATGATGTGTGGGGGGGTCTTGGGGGCCTCCTGCTTGTACTGTGGGAGAATATCCGATCCCAACTGGAGAGCCTTTAGAGAGAGAAGATTTTCCCGCTTCAGAACCATCTTTATTCAACTCTTTTAGGAAACGCTTGCTCAGTCGGACCTGCCCACCTCAGCCAGTCTGGACGGCTTGTGGCTGACCGCGGTCTTGTTCAGCGGGGCCAGCTGCTGCACCAGATTACGATTGTTGGTCAGAGCCCTGGTGAGCCTGGCGAACTTTGTCCATCCTGTCCAACAACATGTATCGTTTTCAAATTTAAGGTCAGAAAAAGTTGAGCAGAATAGTAGAACAGTAGATTCCATTTAAAATCTGAGGCTCCACAGATCTCAAAAGAGTTCAATAAATGGCCGAAAATaccaagtattttttaaaagatgcaGATGATATCCTTAAAAGGGAAAATTAATTAAGACTGAAGCTCTTCAACCTGAAAAATAGAGCAAAACAATGctaaatcattagaaaaaaatgtttcttgatgTCCAAGAAAGCTTTGAGGTGTGAAAATCCTTTTTGAGTTTTGATATggatgtgtggcatttttcttttgaaagagaacaaatatgataagaaatcatttcgtttttgcatttccaagtatttcttcttttaaatctgtcaaataaactgtcacagacagacgcTGTTTGAAcgaattattttctttacatcacaacagctctgctgcacatgcactaaacccctcatctgACCCGCTAGTGTGTCTAGCTCAGgtgccacgccccctcagaggagattttagaaacagaggtttcagatcaacatgaaaaattgctttttaagacatttatgttgtggggttttagttaaaaacttcataatcataattaaaacactaccaggaatgtttgtttttcataaaaaaaaaattgtcattggggaacttttaagtttacaatCTGCAGAGCAGAATAGATTAACATGAAGTGTAGAAATCTCTGTATGTCAGGGACAGTTTAGATCATCTCAAGCAACACTCCATCACTCATGGGCATGTTGGTGTCGATGACATCACTAAATGAGTCAGAAACGCAGAACCTCTGTAAGTAAGCACAGACCGTctgaaaaatgacaattaaagcTCTGTCATGCAGAAAGGGAGCCGTTTTTAAATCCGGTCCAGAAGTGTCACTGGTTCCTGTGGGACGAGACTCATTTCAGATGGACTGTTTCAAAGTGGGACAGTGCTCTGTGCTCAGACAAGTCCAAATGTGATGTTCTCGTCGGTAATCACGGATGCAATGTCCACCGGGCTAAAGGGGTGGAAAATTAAACTTCTAGGTGTTTGCAGCGTTTGGTTccaagtagggctgccacggttagtcgactaatcgacgactaatcgactaagtcaacgactaatttatttgtcgattagtcgtgactttatattatatggagtcggagtgtcgtaaaattgaaagttatgacattctgctagctttttagactattttgacatttattaa contains:
- the LOC112142100 gene encoding potassium voltage-gated channel subfamily H member 5-like, translating into WTKFARLTRALTNNRNLVQQLAPLNKTAVSHKPSRLAEALQLGSDILPQYKQEAPKTPPHIILHYCTFKTTWDWIILILTFYTAIMVPYNVSFRTKQNNLAWLVVDSVVDVIFLVDIVLNFHTTFVGPAGEVISDAKQIRMNYLKTWFVIDLLSCLPYDIINAFEHVEEDSSPHPSPASHLRDFSHFHRNSTRAEDSVLPGLSSLFSSLK